From a region of the Corallococcus coralloides DSM 2259 genome:
- a CDS encoding histidine phosphatase family protein produces the protein MTTEFILLRHGETEWNALGRLQGHLNSMLSREGQRQAEALAARLATLPFQALYSSDLDRAVQTASCIAARTGHDVQRDARLRERGLGVLEGLTRAEAGQRHPAVFAAYTEGHADYVVPEGESASQRLRLALHCLEELGARHPGARVVVVTHGGLLSALLRHCLGIPAAAPRAFSVLNAGWNQFDLHEGSLRMVTWGDVSHLRALSLDDT, from the coding sequence ATGACGACCGAATTCATCCTGCTCCGGCACGGGGAGACGGAGTGGAACGCCCTGGGGCGCCTGCAGGGGCACCTGAACAGCATGCTCAGCCGTGAAGGACAGCGGCAGGCGGAGGCGCTCGCGGCGCGGCTGGCCACCCTTCCCTTCCAGGCCCTCTACAGCAGCGACCTGGACCGCGCGGTGCAGACGGCCTCATGCATCGCGGCGAGGACGGGCCACGACGTCCAGCGGGACGCGCGCCTGCGGGAGCGCGGGCTGGGCGTGCTCGAAGGGCTGACGCGCGCGGAGGCCGGCCAGCGCCACCCGGCCGTCTTCGCCGCGTACACGGAGGGCCATGCCGACTACGTGGTGCCCGAAGGGGAGAGCGCGTCCCAGCGCCTGCGGCTGGCGCTGCACTGCCTGGAGGAGCTGGGGGCGCGCCATCCGGGGGCCCGCGTCGTGGTGGTCACCCACGGCGGCCTGCTCAGCGCCCTCTTGCGCCACTGCCTGGGCATCCCCGCCGCCGCGCCGCGCGCCTTCTCCGTCCTCAACGCGGGTTGGAACCAGTTCGACCTCCATGAGGGGTCCTTGCGGATGGTGACCTGGGGGGACGTCAGCCACCTGCGCGCGCTCAGCCTGGACGACACCTGA
- a CDS encoding winged helix-turn-helix domain-containing protein, with amino-acid sequence MRTPTAPGLGPPAVFVGRAHEVRRLGDMLRRVRTGVVYGLPGAGKSALVAAVAAKHRGPVVHRRVRPGDTLDTVVDDVRRLLSEAPVAQALSDASRLEALAGELEARRALCVLDDLHVLGPPERAALVEDLGGRLRQGTLLATSRESVPRHAASPDRVELRLEGLSEEAARELWRELDALYGERDGFDAAWSRSRGLPFLLRRAHAGDTGGDEPVRAALAALPADERRLAAMLALSQLPLTASTLRPALSGDAAGETLRQLGAKLLVETDSRGRHGVHDLVREAMVSLLSPDEARAGHEALLEVLEQEPLPAVVRVRAVCRHLQALGRHEARAAFIVAQAEALVRHGAADELLGLLDSLPAALRTPQVKLAHARARVRLLDLRRAYPELLALRASLEAAAGAPEPESNEALREGVGAVLVRVALFALEPEACERTLESMPVPSSAEVFLQQLLAWTALRFFQGRLEESLAMLDNAAAATGDRRVLGWCAYARALMLWIEGRDSELAEPLAQCVSLLEDAPLDSRGPLVAAMSAGILSRLGRFTEADAALASARERLGQLGAPRLALELDCIAAWVRGESGQRGAALAALRETEARAEKAGYLFVRLLCRVGAGRMLLELGRRAEGRAQLDAVEEEVRARGVVGLMRAARVARTLDVPGPEAAPITVEPREVRPGIAARQRALAALAAARSADAPRATALLTALEPLSRGDDFALERTLGHLARATLHRHAGGAREAAQALEEATREGTEGGVDPELMAELTRPLASSAQAASLPEAPAPEAVVLDARRHELRAPGKTVSLERRALPRRLLYALARQPGRILAKEDCVRAMWNADYDPRLHDNALRVHVSHVRDMLEGTGTRVVFEDPGYRLEVSPGFTFVTCDTV; translated from the coding sequence ATGCGCACGCCAACCGCTCCGGGGCTGGGACCGCCGGCTGTCTTCGTGGGCCGAGCCCACGAGGTACGGCGGCTGGGGGACATGCTGAGGCGCGTGCGCACGGGAGTCGTCTACGGACTGCCCGGCGCGGGCAAGTCCGCGCTGGTGGCGGCGGTGGCCGCGAAGCACCGGGGCCCCGTCGTGCACCGGCGCGTGCGTCCCGGGGACACGCTGGACACGGTGGTGGACGACGTGCGCCGCCTGCTGAGCGAAGCGCCCGTGGCCCAGGCCCTGTCGGACGCGTCCCGGCTGGAGGCGCTGGCGGGCGAGCTGGAGGCGCGCCGCGCCCTGTGCGTGCTGGACGACCTGCACGTGCTCGGGCCGCCGGAGCGCGCGGCGCTGGTGGAGGACCTGGGAGGCCGGCTGAGGCAGGGCACGCTGCTGGCCACCTCGCGCGAATCGGTCCCCCGGCACGCGGCGAGTCCGGACCGGGTGGAGCTGCGGCTGGAGGGCCTGTCGGAAGAGGCCGCGCGCGAGCTGTGGCGGGAGCTGGACGCGCTCTACGGCGAGCGCGACGGCTTCGACGCGGCGTGGAGCCGCTCGCGGGGCCTGCCCTTCCTCCTGCGCCGCGCCCACGCGGGCGACACGGGCGGGGACGAGCCGGTGCGAGCGGCGCTCGCGGCGCTGCCCGCGGACGAACGGCGGCTGGCCGCGATGCTGGCCTTGAGCCAGCTGCCGCTCACCGCGAGCACGCTGCGGCCGGCGCTGTCCGGCGACGCGGCGGGCGAGACGCTGCGCCAGCTGGGCGCGAAGCTGCTGGTGGAGACGGACTCGCGGGGCCGGCACGGCGTGCACGACCTGGTGCGCGAGGCGATGGTGTCCCTGCTGTCGCCGGACGAAGCGCGCGCTGGCCACGAAGCGCTGCTGGAGGTCCTGGAACAGGAGCCCCTGCCCGCGGTGGTCCGGGTGCGCGCGGTGTGCCGCCACCTCCAGGCGCTCGGCCGGCATGAAGCGCGCGCGGCCTTCATCGTCGCGCAGGCGGAGGCCCTGGTGCGCCACGGCGCCGCGGACGAGCTCCTGGGCCTCTTGGACTCGCTGCCCGCCGCGCTGCGCACGCCCCAGGTGAAGCTGGCCCATGCGCGCGCGCGGGTGCGGCTGCTCGATTTGCGCCGGGCCTATCCGGAGCTGTTGGCCCTGCGCGCCTCACTGGAGGCCGCCGCCGGAGCGCCGGAGCCGGAGTCGAACGAAGCCCTGCGCGAGGGCGTGGGCGCCGTGCTGGTGCGGGTGGCCCTCTTCGCGCTGGAGCCGGAGGCCTGCGAGCGCACGCTGGAGTCCATGCCGGTGCCGAGCAGCGCGGAGGTCTTCCTCCAGCAATTGCTGGCCTGGACCGCGCTGCGCTTCTTCCAGGGACGGCTGGAGGAATCCCTGGCGATGCTGGACAACGCCGCCGCCGCGACCGGGGACCGGCGCGTGCTGGGCTGGTGCGCCTACGCCCGCGCGCTGATGCTCTGGATTGAAGGCCGCGACAGCGAGCTGGCGGAGCCCCTGGCCCAATGCGTGTCATTGCTGGAGGACGCGCCACTCGACTCGCGAGGCCCCCTGGTGGCGGCCATGTCCGCGGGCATCCTCAGCCGGCTGGGCCGCTTCACGGAGGCCGACGCCGCGCTCGCCAGCGCCCGGGAGCGCCTGGGCCAGCTGGGCGCGCCCCGCCTCGCGCTGGAGCTGGACTGCATCGCGGCGTGGGTGCGCGGAGAGTCGGGACAGCGCGGAGCGGCGCTCGCGGCGCTGCGGGAGACGGAAGCCCGCGCGGAGAAGGCGGGCTACCTCTTCGTCCGGCTGCTCTGCCGCGTGGGCGCGGGCCGCATGCTGCTGGAGCTGGGCCGGCGCGCGGAAGGAAGGGCCCAGCTGGACGCGGTGGAGGAAGAGGTCCGCGCGCGCGGCGTGGTGGGGCTGATGCGGGCCGCCCGGGTGGCGCGCACGCTGGACGTGCCGGGGCCGGAGGCCGCGCCCATCACCGTGGAGCCCCGCGAGGTGCGCCCCGGCATCGCCGCCCGCCAGCGCGCCCTGGCCGCGCTGGCCGCCGCACGGAGCGCGGACGCCCCGCGAGCCACGGCGCTGCTCACCGCGCTGGAGCCCCTGTCCCGTGGTGACGACTTCGCGCTGGAGCGCACGCTGGGGCACCTGGCCCGCGCCACGCTCCACCGGCACGCGGGCGGCGCCCGTGAGGCGGCCCAGGCCCTGGAGGAGGCCACGCGCGAGGGGACCGAGGGCGGCGTGGACCCCGAGCTGATGGCGGAGCTGACCCGGCCGCTCGCCTCCAGCGCGCAAGCCGCGTCCCTTCCCGAAGCGCCCGCGCCGGAGGCGGTGGTGCTGGATGCCCGCCGTCACGAACTGCGAGCCCCGGGGAAGACCGTCTCCCTGGAGCGCAGGGCCCTGCCGCGAAGGCTGCTCTACGCGCTGGCCCGCCAGCCGGGCCGCATCCTGGCGAAGGAGGACTGCGTGCGCGCCATGTGGAACGCGGACTACGACCCGCGCCTGCATGACAACGCCTTGCGCGTCCACGTGAGCCACGTGCGAGACATGCTGGAGGGCACCGGCACCCGCGTGGTCTTCGAGGACCCCGGCTACCGCCTGGAGGTGTCTCCAGGCTTCACCTTCGTCACATGTGACACGGTGTAG
- a CDS encoding trypsin-like serine protease, whose product MVRRWTAASAVSLLVVGCGPQTTEEKQTQPETPAPAATAQEIVGGTATTIGANPWQVSLQSSSGSHFCGGSVINENWILTAQHCVNSNGFISKPGRIVAGVTNRTTTTGGQVRTVSQVVVYPGYVDANIGKDAALLKLSSPLDLSGANVKAIPLVSAADEASGVGGVGAVARVTGWGSLSSGSSSLPSTLQTVDVNIISNAAAQADYQGQEVITADQLGAKAPGKDSCQGDSGGPLTVLKGSNRVLAGIVSWGYGCADAAYAGMYGRVSFFESWITNTINAPQQPTQTLLNQTGISGAASSFKHYAITVPAGATTLTVEQSGGTGDADLYVRQGSQPTTTAYNCRPYLSGNAETCTITAPAAGTWYVSVRGYTTYSGVTVKATVP is encoded by the coding sequence ATGGTGCGTCGCTGGACCGCGGCCAGCGCGGTGTCGCTGCTGGTCGTCGGTTGCGGTCCCCAGACCACGGAAGAGAAGCAGACCCAGCCGGAGACGCCGGCTCCCGCCGCCACCGCCCAGGAGATCGTCGGCGGCACGGCGACCACCATCGGTGCGAACCCCTGGCAGGTGTCGCTGCAGAGCAGCAGCGGCAGCCACTTCTGCGGCGGCTCCGTCATCAACGAGAACTGGATCCTCACCGCGCAGCACTGCGTGAACTCGAACGGCTTCATCTCCAAGCCGGGCCGCATCGTGGCGGGCGTCACCAACCGCACCACCACCACCGGTGGGCAGGTCCGCACCGTGTCCCAGGTGGTCGTGTACCCGGGCTACGTGGACGCGAACATCGGCAAGGACGCGGCGCTCCTCAAGCTGTCCTCGCCGCTGGACCTGAGCGGCGCGAACGTGAAGGCCATTCCGCTGGTCTCCGCGGCGGACGAGGCGTCGGGCGTGGGCGGCGTCGGCGCCGTGGCGCGCGTCACGGGCTGGGGCTCGCTGTCCAGCGGCTCCTCCTCGCTGCCGTCCACGCTCCAGACGGTGGACGTGAACATCATCAGCAACGCCGCCGCGCAGGCCGACTACCAGGGCCAAGAGGTCATCACCGCGGACCAGCTGGGCGCGAAGGCCCCGGGCAAGGACTCCTGCCAGGGTGACAGCGGCGGTCCCCTCACCGTCCTCAAGGGCAGCAACCGCGTGCTCGCGGGCATCGTGAGCTGGGGCTACGGCTGCGCCGACGCGGCGTACGCGGGCATGTACGGCCGCGTGTCGTTCTTCGAGAGCTGGATCACCAACACCATCAACGCCCCGCAGCAGCCGACGCAGACGCTGCTGAACCAGACCGGCATCTCCGGCGCGGCCAGCTCCTTCAAGCACTACGCCATCACGGTCCCCGCGGGCGCCACCACCCTGACGGTGGAGCAGTCCGGCGGCACGGGTGACGCGGACCTCTACGTGCGCCAGGGCTCGCAGCCCACCACGACCGCGTACAACTGCCGCCCGTACCTCAGCGGCAACGCGGAGACCTGCACCATCACCGCCCCCGCGGCCGGCACCTGGTACGTCTCCGTGCGTGGCTACACCACGTACTCGGGCGTCACCGTGAAGGCCACGGTGCCGTAG